A section of the Oncorhynchus gorbuscha isolate QuinsamMale2020 ecotype Even-year linkage group LG04, OgorEven_v1.0, whole genome shotgun sequence genome encodes:
- the LOC124033040 gene encoding sodium-dependent serotonin transporter-like: protein MTRQDSAAPAGSLSVQGPSNPGYNTNPVPVPVITQTDTRDKWSKKMDFLLSVIGFAVDLGNVWRFPYICYQNGGGAFLIPYIVMAIFGGVPLFYMELALGQFHRTGAISIWKHICPIFKGIGYAICVISLYVSFYYNTIIAWALFYFYSSFASVLPWTNCDNAWNTENCTNYFLKDNVTWNNYSRSPAEEFYTRNVLEIHKSDGLSNVGGVRWQLMLCLFLIFTIVYFSLWKGVKTSGKVVWVTATLPYVVLFILLIRGATLPGAWKGVVFYLQPKWEKLFETSVWVDAAAQIFFSLGPGFGVLLALSSYNPFTNNCYRDAIVTSLVNCLTSFMSGFVIFTMLGYMAEKRNVNVEDVARDKGPSLLFITYPEAIANMTGSTFFAIIFFVMMITLGLDSTFGGLEAIITAVMDEYPEYLAHRRELFVLGLVVVCFLGSLSTLTNGGAYVVKLLEEFGVGSSIIAVGFLEAIAVSWFYGITRFSNDIKSMLGYYPGFFWKVCWVAISPAFLAYIIVSSLLKPAPLQLFDYKYPDWSITVGYIIGASSFMWIPIYMVYKLVWTPGSLKQRLAVCLRPERTIMPEIHTDSLNMSTVP from the exons ATGACCCGCCAAGACTCAGCGGCCCCAGCGGGAAGCTTGAGCGTCCAGGGCCCCTCAAACCCCGGTTACAACACCAACCCTGTGCCGGTACCTGTGATCACACAGACGGACACACGAGACAAATGGAGCAAGAAGATGGATTTTCTTTTATCAGTCATTGGCTTCGCGGTAGACTTGGGAAATGTGTGGAGATTTCCATACATTTGTTACCAAAACGGAGGCG GGGCTTTCCTAATCCCCTACATTGTCATGGCAATTTTTGGAGGGGTGCCACTCTTTTACATGGAACTGGCACTGGGACAGTTCCACAGAACTGGTGCCATATCCATATGGAAACACATATGCCCCATCTTCAAAG GCATTGGGTATGCGATCTGTGTCATCTCGCTCTACGTCTCATTCTACTACAACACCATCATCGCCTGGGCACTCTTCTACTTCTACTCGTCCTTCGCCAGCGTCCTGCCCTGGACCAACTGTGACAATGCCTGGAACACTGAAAACTGCACCAACTACTTCCTGAAAGACAACGTGACCTGGAATAACTACTCCAGGTCACCTGCTGAGGAATTTTACAC GAGGAATGTTCTGGAAATCCACAAGTCCGATGGGCTGAGTAACGTGGGGGGCGTTCGCTGGCAGCTGATGCTCTGCCTCTTCCTCATCTTCACTATCGTTTACTTCAGTCTCTGGAAGGGAGTGAAGACATCAGGGAAG GTAGTGTGGGTGACAGCCACCTTGCCCTATGTGGTGCTCTTCATCCTGTTGATCCGTGGTGCCACCCTACCAGGTGCATGGAAGGGAGTGGTCTTCTACCTCCAGCCCAAGTGGGAGAAACTCTTCGAGACCAGT GTGTGGGTAGATGCTGCGGCTCAGATCTTCTTCTCCCTGGGGCCAGGCTTTGGGGTACTCCTTGCCCTCTCCAGCTACAACCCCTTCACCAACAACTGTTATCG TGACGCCATAGTGACCAGCCTGGTGAACTGCCTAACCAGCTTCATGTCTGGGTTTGTGATCTTCACTATGCTGGGTTACATGGCAGAGAAGAGAAATGTGAATGTGGAGGATGTGGCCAGAGACAAAG GTCCAAGCCTACTCTTCATCACATATCCAGAGGCCATAGCCAACATGACAGGATCAACGTTCTTCGCCATTATCTTCTTCGTGATGATGATCACTCTTGGGCTTGACAGCACG TTCGGAGGACTGGAGGCTATCATTACTGCTGTGATGGATGAATACCCTGAATACCTGGCACACAGACGGGAGCTGTTTGTACTGGGCTTGGTCGTTGTGTGCTTTTTGGGCTCCCTCAGCACTCTtaccaat GGTGGGGCCTATGTGGTGAAACTGCTGGAGGAATTTGGGGTGGGTTCCTCCATCATTGCTGTTGGTTTTCTTGAGGCCATCGCTGTTTCCTGGTTCTATG GTATCACAAGATTCAGCAATGACATTAAATCCATGTTAGGCTATTATCCTGGATTTTTCTGGAAGGTGTGCTGGGTGGCTATTAGTCCTGCATTTCTAGCG TATATAATAGTGAGctccctgctcaagccagcgcccCTCCAACTCTTTGACTACAAGTACCCAGACTGGAGCATTACGGTGGGCTACATCATCGGTGCCTCGTCCTTCATGTGGATCCCCATCTATATGGTCTACAAGCTGGTGTGGACCCCCGGATCACTGAAACAG CGCCTAGCTGTGTGTCTGAGACCTGAGAGGACCATTATGCCAGAGATCCACACAGACTCCCTCAACATGAGTACTGTTCCATAG